From one Pogoniulus pusillus isolate bPogPus1 chromosome 37, bPogPus1.pri, whole genome shotgun sequence genomic stretch:
- the PEF1 gene encoding peflin, with protein MAAYPGQGFPGAGQAPGAPPPGAYPGAYPGAPYGGGPYGQPGPYGGPQPGPYGGGAPGGSAPPGVDPEAFSWFQAVDADHSGYISVKELKQALVNSNWSTFNDETCMLMINMFDKTRSGRIDVYGFAALLRFIQQWRSLFQQYDRDQSGSISFNELQQAFSQMGYNLSPQFSQLLLARYGQRSSNPSIQLDRFIHICMQLQSTTDAFREKDTGLVGNVRLSYEDFLTMVVTRMM; from the exons ATGGCGGCGTACCCAGGGCAG GGCTTCCCCGGCGCAGGACAGGCCCCCGGCGCGCCCCCGCCCGGTGCCTATCCCGGAGCCTATCCCGGAGCTCCCTACGGAGGAGGCCCCTATGGACAACCTGGGCCTTACGGTGGTCCTCAGCCCGGGCCCTACGGAGGAGGGGCTCCTGGAG GCAGTGCCCCCCCAGGTGTGGACCCAGAGGCCTTCTCCTGGTTCCAGGCAGTGGATGCAGATCACAGTGGCTACATCTCTGTTAAGGAGCTGAAGCAGGCTCTGGTCAACTCCAACTGGTCCACTTTCAATGATGAGACCTGCATGCTGATGATAA ACATGTTTGACAAGACCAGGTCTGGGCGCATAGACGTGTACGGCTTCGCAGCCTTGCTGCGCTTCATCCAGCAGTGGAGGAGCCTCTTCCAGCAGTATGACAGGGACCAGTCAGGCTCCATCAGCTTCAACGAGCTCCAGCAAG CTTTCAGCCAGATGGGCTACAACCTGAGCCCGCagttcagccagctgctgctggctcgcTACGGCCAGAGGTCCTCCAACCCCAGCATCCAGCTGGACCGCTTCATCCACATCtgcatgcagctgcagagcaccacCGACGCCTTCCGCGAGAAGGACACAGGCCTGGTGGGCAACGTCCGGCTCAGCTACGAGGACTTCCTCACCATGGTGGTGACTCGCATGATGTGA
- the TINAGL1 gene encoding tubulointerstitial nephritis antigen-like: MAFITCLLRVLLCLWLLAQVALAARVRTRRELAPGLYEHGVYDAGGSYCQRGDVCCHGRDDACTVPYHDTLCYCDLFCNRTVSDCCPDFWEYCLGIPAPFPKAAGCARAGRTYPTGATYQENCNLCTCGPGGQWQCEDHACLMDGDLIDAINRGNYGWRAANYSQFWGMTLEDGIRYRLGTFRPSPTVMNMNELQMNMDSNEVLPRHFDAAAKWPGMIHEPLDQGNCAGSWAFSTAAVASDRISIHSMGHMTPALSPQNLLSCDTRNQRGCSGGRLDGAWWYLRRRGVVTDECYPFTSQESQPAAQPCMMHSRSTGRGKRQATARCPNPQTHANDIYQSTPAYRLSSSEKEIMKELLENGPVQAILEVHEDFFMYKSGIYRHTPVAEGKGPKHQRHGTHSVKITGWGEEQLPDGQTQKYWTAANSWGTAWGEGGHFRIARGINECEVETFVVGVWGRVSVEDMPHK; encoded by the exons ATGGCCTTCATCACATGCCTGCTGCgggtcctgctctgcctctggctgctggcCCAGGTGGCCCTGGCCGCCCGGGTACGCACCCGCCGGGAGCTGGCACCTGGCTTGTACGAGCACGGAGTCTACGACGCGGGCGGCTCCTACTGCCAGCGGGGGGACGTCTGCTGCCACGGCCGGGACGATGCCTGCACCGTGCCCTACCACGACACCCTCTGCTACTGCGACCTCTTCTGCAACCGCACCGTCTCCGACTGCTGCCCTGACTTCTGGGAGTACTGCCTGGGCATCCCTGCCCCCTTCCCCAAAGCCGCAG gctgtgcccgtGCTGGCCGCACCTACCCCACCGGAGCCACCTACCAGGAGAACTGCAACCTGTG cacctgTGGCCCCGGTGGGCAGTGGCAATGTGAGGACCATGCCTGCTTGATGGATGGGGACCTGATCGATGCTATCAACAGGGGCAACTACGG CTGGAGGGCTGCCAACTACAGCCAGTTTTGGGGCATGACGCTGGAGGATGGCATCCGGTACCGCCTGGGCACCTTCCGCCCCTCTCCCACTGTCATGAACATGAACGAGCTGCAG ATGAACATGGACTCCAACGAGGTCCTGCCTCGCCACTTCGATGCAGCTGCAAAGTGGCCTGGCATGATCCATGAGCCCCTGGACCAGGGCAactgtgctggctcctgggcattCTCCACAGCTG CTGTCGCCTCGGATCGCATCTCCATCCACTCCATGGGCCACATGACACCTGCCCTGTCACCCCAAAACCTCCTCTCCTGTGACACCCGCAACCAGCGGGGCTGCAGCGGGGGGCGGCTGGATGGTGCCTGGTGGTACCTCCGCAGGCGAGG ggtggTGACAGACGAGTGCTACCCCTTCAccagccaggagagccagcCGGCGGCACAGCCCTGCATGATGCACAGCCGCTCCACGGGCAGGGGCAAGCGCCAGGCCACCGCCCGCTGCCCCAACCCCCAGACCCACGCCAACGACATCTACCAGTCCACTCCTGCCTACCGCCTCTCCTCCAGC GAGAAGGAGATcatgaaggagctgctggagaatggTCCTGTGCAAG ccatcctggaggtgcaTGAGGATTTCTTCATGTACAAGAGTGGGATCTACCGGCACACGCCGGTGGCTGAGGGGAAGGGACCAAAGCACCAGAGACACGGGACCCACTCGGTCAAAATCACTGG gtggggtgaggagcagctgcccgACGGCCAGACCCAGAAGTACTGG ACGGCTGCCAACTCGTGGGGCACAGCGTGGGGCGAGGGGGGGCACTTCCGCATCGCCAGGGGCATCAACGAGTGCGAGGTGGAGACCTTCGTGGTGGGCGTCTGGGGCCGTGTCAGCGTGGAGGACATGCCCCACAAGTGA